A DNA window from Panthera tigris isolate Pti1 chromosome X, P.tigris_Pti1_mat1.1, whole genome shotgun sequence contains the following coding sequences:
- the UPRT gene encoding uracil phosphoribosyltransferase homolog isoform X7 gives MNDQIRELQTIIRDKTATRGDFMFSADRLIRLVVEEGLNQLPYKECMVTTPTGYKYEGVKFEKGNCGVSIMRSGEAMEQGLRDCCRSIRIGKILIQSDEETQRAKVYYAKFPPDIYRRKVLLMYPILSTGNTVIEAVKVLIEHGVQPSVIILLSLFSTPHGAKSIIQEFPEITILTTEVHPVAPTHFGQKYFGTD, from the exons GACAGCCACTAGAGGGGACTTCATGTTTTCTGCAGATCGTTTG ATCAGACTTGTTGTGGAAGAGGGGTTGAATCAACTGCCATATAAAGAATGCATGGTGACCACCCCAACAG GGTACAAGTATGAAGGAGTGAAATTTGAGAAGGGAAATTGTGGGGTCAGCATAATGAGAAGCG gtGAGGCAATGGAACAAGGTTTACGAGACTGCTGTCGATCTATACGAATTGGAAAGATCCTGATTCAGAGTGATGAGGAAACACAAAGAGCCAAAGTATATTATGCCAAATTCCCTCCAGACATTTACCGGAGAAAAGTTCTTCTGATGTATCCAATTCTCA GCACTGGAAATACTGTAATTGAAGCTGTAAAGGTTCTTATAGAACATGGAGTTCAACCCAGTGTTATTATCCTACTCAGCCTGTTCTCCACTCCTCATG GTGCCAAATCAATCATTCAGGAGTTTCCAGAGATCACAATTTTAACTACTGAAGTTCATCCTGTTGCACCTACACATTTTGGACAGAAATATTTTGGGACAGACTGA